In Phaeobacter piscinae, one genomic interval encodes:
- a CDS encoding glyoxalase superfamily protein, whose protein sequence is MTTNPEDLPTVGSLKQQARNLRQQLQARNLTLSHSAALEMVARQYGYKDWNTISAKADRPRPNIPQQTLRVGQTLRGSYLGQAFTAELRGLQVFGEGARRRVTLHLEEPVDVVKFDSFSAMRQRISGTIGWDGRSVERTSDGVPQLVLDLPDWSRFT, encoded by the coding sequence ATGACGACCAACCCAGAAGACCTCCCCACCGTCGGGAGCCTGAAACAACAGGCCCGCAATCTGCGACAGCAGTTGCAGGCCCGCAATCTCACCCTGTCACATAGCGCCGCGCTTGAGATGGTGGCCCGGCAATATGGCTATAAAGATTGGAATACGATCAGTGCCAAGGCGGACAGACCGCGTCCGAATATTCCGCAGCAGACCCTGCGTGTCGGGCAGACCCTGCGGGGCAGCTACCTTGGTCAGGCCTTCACCGCTGAGCTGCGCGGGCTGCAGGTCTTTGGTGAAGGCGCGCGCCGACGTGTGACCCTGCATCTGGAAGAGCCGGTGGATGTGGTGAAATTCGACAGTTTCTCCGCAATGCGTCAGCGGATCAGCGGCACCATTGGGTGGGACGGACGCTCGGTTGAGCGGACCTCGGATGGTGTGCCTCAGCTGGTTCTTGATCTGCCTGATTGGAGCCGTTTCACCTGA
- a CDS encoding alpha-1,2-fucosyltransferase: MIITRLHGRLGNQMFQYAAGRALADRLGVSVALDSRGAELRGEGVLTRVFDLDLATPDILPPLRQRAPLGYALWRSLGQHLGAGPKLRREAGLGYNPGFADWGDNSYLHGYWQSERYFAQSAERIRRDFTFPEYANQQNAEMAARIHETNAISLHVRRGDYLTLAAHVLCDQAYYEAALAKVLDGLEGHPTVYVFSDDPQWAKENLPLPCDKVVVDFNGADTDYEDMRLMSLCKHNIIGNSSFSWWAAWLNQTPDRRVAGPAKWFGDPKLNNPDILPPDWLRISV, from the coding sequence ATGATCATCACCCGCCTGCATGGCCGACTGGGCAACCAGATGTTCCAATACGCTGCCGGGCGTGCGCTGGCGGATCGGCTAGGTGTATCAGTTGCGCTTGACAGTCGCGGCGCCGAGCTGCGCGGTGAGGGCGTGCTGACGCGCGTCTTCGATCTTGATCTGGCGACACCGGATATCCTGCCGCCGTTGCGCCAACGTGCTCCGCTTGGTTATGCGCTATGGCGCAGTTTGGGCCAGCATCTCGGCGCCGGACCGAAGCTGCGCCGGGAGGCAGGCCTGGGCTACAATCCGGGTTTCGCGGACTGGGGCGACAACAGTTACCTGCACGGCTACTGGCAGAGCGAGCGCTATTTCGCACAAAGTGCCGAACGCATTCGGCGCGACTTCACCTTCCCTGAGTATGCAAATCAGCAGAACGCGGAGATGGCGGCCCGCATCCACGAAACCAATGCAATTTCGCTGCACGTACGGCGGGGGGACTATCTGACCCTCGCCGCGCATGTGCTTTGCGATCAAGCCTATTACGAGGCCGCACTGGCGAAGGTTCTGGACGGGTTGGAGGGACATCCAACGGTCTATGTCTTCTCGGATGATCCACAGTGGGCCAAGGAAAATCTCCCTCTGCCCTGTGACAAGGTGGTGGTGGATTTCAACGGCGCTGATACCGACTATGAGGACATGCGCCTGATGAGCCTGTGCAAACACAACATCATCGGCAACAGTTCGTTCTCCTGGTGGGCGGCCTGGCTGAACCAGACACCGGACCGCCGCGTGGCTGGTCCCGCCAAATGGTTCGGCGATCCGAAACTGAACAATCCCGATATTCTGCCGCCAGACTGGCTGCGTATTAGCGTTTAG
- the rpsO gene encoding 30S ribosomal protein S15 gives MSITAEEKARLMKEFATKDGDTGSPEVQVAILTSRINTLTEHFKTHKKDNHGRRGLLKMVAQRRKLLDYTKGKDVARYQDLIKRLGIRR, from the coding sequence ATGTCGATCACTGCTGAAGAAAAAGCCCGCCTGATGAAAGAATTCGCAACCAAAGACGGCGACACCGGTTCCCCGGAAGTCCAGGTTGCAATCCTGACCTCGCGCATCAACACCCTGACCGAACACTTCAAAACCCACAAGAAGGACAACCACGGTCGTCGTGGCCTTCTGAAAATGGTTGCTCAGCGTCGTAAGCTGCTGGACTACACCAAAGGCAAAGACGTGGCCCGCTATCAGGACCTCATCAAACGTCTCGGCATCCGTCGCTAA
- a CDS encoding VOC family protein: MIHQKPVPAVKPGINTTLTGIYETHLPVKNLEVSMAFYGETIGLELARHLPERQVAFYWVGGQSQGMLGLWTGGAGPMGMRLHMAFRTTVSALDGICDRLSDAGITPLDFHGSPTTEPVVLGWMPALSVYFKDPDGHSIEFLAPMTDDPDMDFGVASYSDWQARSGG, translated from the coding sequence ATGATCCATCAGAAGCCTGTCCCCGCCGTCAAACCCGGTATCAACACCACCTTGACCGGTATTTACGAAACCCACCTGCCGGTGAAAAACCTTGAGGTTTCAATGGCCTTTTATGGGGAGACCATAGGCTTGGAACTTGCGCGTCACCTACCCGAACGGCAGGTCGCTTTCTACTGGGTCGGCGGGCAATCTCAGGGGATGCTTGGGCTCTGGACCGGCGGTGCCGGCCCGATGGGTATGCGGTTGCACATGGCGTTTCGCACCACGGTCTCAGCACTTGATGGCATTTGCGACCGGCTGTCTGATGCCGGGATCACGCCGCTTGATTTTCACGGGTCCCCGACGACAGAACCGGTGGTGCTGGGCTGGATGCCCGCGCTGTCGGTCTACTTCAAGGATCCGGACGGACACTCGATTGAGTTTCTGGCACCAATGACCGACGACCCAGATATGGATTTTGGCGTTGCAAGCTACAGCGACTGGCAGGCGCGATCCGGCGGATGA
- a CDS encoding RluA family pseudouridine synthase encodes MTVSSDYTPPKDPLDILHHDAQLLVVNKPHGLLSVPGRGEHLADCLLSRLQAAFPEALLVHRLDRDTSGVMVFGVSPHAQRHLSMQFEKRSAKKAYVARVDGRLEPRSGTVDLPLIVDWPNRPRQMVCHDTGKEAVTDWRVMKYEDTATRVRLTPKTGRSHQLRVHMLSLGHAILGDPLYAAGRALDHPRMMLHAEELRIKHPDSGESMKFRVKAPF; translated from the coding sequence ATGACAGTTTCTAGCGACTACACTCCGCCGAAGGATCCCCTGGACATCCTGCATCACGATGCCCAGCTCCTAGTGGTGAACAAGCCCCATGGTCTGCTCAGCGTGCCGGGGCGGGGGGAACATCTTGCGGATTGTCTGCTGAGCAGGCTGCAGGCTGCCTTTCCGGAAGCGCTTTTGGTGCACCGACTTGACCGCGATACCTCCGGTGTGATGGTTTTCGGCGTCTCTCCACATGCGCAGCGGCATCTGTCCATGCAGTTTGAAAAGCGCAGCGCGAAGAAAGCCTATGTCGCGCGGGTTGACGGTCGGCTTGAACCGCGCAGCGGCACCGTAGATCTGCCGCTCATCGTGGACTGGCCCAATCGTCCGCGCCAGATGGTCTGCCATGACACTGGCAAAGAAGCCGTGACCGACTGGCGGGTGATGAAGTACGAAGACACCGCAACCCGCGTGCGCCTGACGCCCAAAACCGGGCGGTCGCATCAGCTGCGGGTACATATGCTGTCTCTAGGCCACGCGATTCTGGGCGATCCGCTTTATGCAGCGGGGCGCGCGCTGGATCACCCGCGTATGATGCTGCATGCAGAAGAGCTGCGGATCAAACATCCTGACAGTGGTGAATCGATGAAGTTTCGCGTCAAGGCTCCGTTCTGA
- a CDS encoding glycosyltransferase family 25 protein: MAGDQKRAPNVARLMTELPQPEVIEAVNGRAVLEAGGITVRNGDLHQPRYPFALRAGEIGCFLSHRKCWQKIVDSADEFGLIVEDDLALDLGIWRDAIALAENHATTESFFRLPAKHRETATQLIATEGEARLFLPRRIGLQTVAQMVGKAAAARLLAATETLDRPVDTFLQMHWIHGQMVHTIWPNGASELTEALGGSTIQSRPTGGKIAREVKRALYRSQVALRPQKHS; encoded by the coding sequence ATGGCAGGTGATCAGAAACGCGCCCCAAATGTGGCACGGCTGATGACGGAGCTGCCACAGCCGGAGGTCATTGAGGCGGTCAACGGCCGCGCGGTTCTGGAGGCAGGCGGGATCACCGTGCGCAATGGCGACCTGCACCAGCCACGTTACCCCTTTGCGCTGAGGGCTGGGGAGATCGGCTGTTTCCTGTCCCACCGCAAATGCTGGCAGAAGATCGTCGACAGCGCTGATGAGTTCGGCCTGATCGTCGAGGACGATCTTGCCTTGGATCTGGGGATCTGGCGCGATGCCATCGCATTGGCCGAAAATCACGCCACCACCGAGAGTTTTTTCCGGCTGCCTGCCAAACACCGCGAAACCGCGACGCAGCTTATCGCGACCGAGGGCGAAGCGCGCCTGTTCCTGCCAAGACGCATCGGATTGCAAACCGTCGCGCAGATGGTGGGAAAAGCCGCGGCGGCGCGTCTACTGGCTGCCACGGAGACGCTGGACCGTCCGGTTGATACCTTTCTCCAGATGCACTGGATCCATGGGCAAATGGTCCACACCATCTGGCCCAATGGTGCATCAGAACTGACGGAGGCATTGGGGGGCTCAACCATCCAGTCGCGCCCCACAGGAGGAAAGATCGCGCGTGAAGTGAAACGCGCACTCTACCGGAGCCAAGTCGCCCTGCGCCCACAAAAACACTCGTAG
- the pnp gene encoding polyribonucleotide nucleotidyltransferase, which produces MFNVTKKSMQWGEETLTLETGKVARQADGTVIATLGETSVMANVTFARQQKPGQDFFPLTVHYQEKYYAAGKVPGGFFKREARPTEKETLTARLIDRPIRPLFVPGFKNEVLVMCTVLSHDLVNDPDMVAMIAASAALTLSGAPFMGPIAAARVGFEGGEYVLNPTVDDMQDLRLNPDQRLDLVVAGTKDAVMMVESEAYELTEAEMLGAVKFAHEQIQPVIDLIISLAEDAAKEPFDFQPADYSELFAVVKAAGEEQMRAAFAITDKQERTAAVAAARDAIKASLTEEQLEDANLGSALKKLEAGILRGDVVKTGKRIDGRSTTDVRAIESETGMLPRTHGSALFTRGETQALAVTTLGTGDDEQFIDALHGNFKSNFLLHYNFPPYSVGEVGRVGSPGRREIGHGKLAWRALQAVLPAPTDFPYTIRVVSEITESNGSSSMASVCGGSLSMMDAGVPLKAPVAGVAMGLILEDDGSYAILSDILGDEDHLGDMDFKVAGTDKGITSLQMDIKVAGITPEIMEKALDQAKDGRLHILGEMAKALSETNAFSVHAPRIETMQIPTDKIREVIGSGGKVIREIVETSGAKVDINDDGVIKIASADGTAIQKAYDMIHSIVAEPEEGAIYTGKVVKIVDFGAFVNFFGKRDGLVHVSQIENRRLNHPSDVLKEGQEVKVKLLGFDDRGKVRLSMKIVDQETGEEIKAEKKEDAE; this is translated from the coding sequence ATGTTTAACGTTACAAAGAAATCGATGCAGTGGGGCGAAGAGACGCTCACACTGGAGACCGGCAAGGTTGCCCGTCAGGCTGATGGCACCGTGATTGCCACCCTGGGCGAGACCTCGGTCATGGCAAATGTCACCTTTGCCCGCCAGCAAAAACCGGGTCAGGACTTCTTCCCTCTGACCGTCCACTACCAGGAAAAATACTACGCGGCGGGCAAGGTCCCCGGTGGTTTTTTCAAGCGTGAAGCACGCCCCACCGAAAAAGAAACGCTGACTGCGCGTCTGATTGACCGTCCGATCCGCCCGCTGTTCGTCCCCGGCTTCAAGAACGAAGTTCTGGTGATGTGCACCGTGCTGAGCCACGATCTGGTCAACGATCCCGACATGGTCGCAATGATCGCAGCCTCTGCGGCGCTGACCCTGTCCGGCGCACCCTTCATGGGTCCGATCGCAGCTGCGCGCGTTGGTTTTGAGGGCGGCGAATACGTTCTGAACCCGACTGTCGACGACATGCAGGACCTGCGCCTGAACCCTGATCAGCGTCTGGATCTGGTTGTTGCCGGCACCAAAGATGCCGTGATGATGGTTGAATCCGAGGCTTACGAGCTGACCGAAGCAGAAATGCTGGGTGCGGTGAAATTTGCTCATGAGCAGATCCAGCCGGTGATCGACCTGATCATCTCTCTGGCAGAAGACGCGGCGAAAGAGCCGTTTGACTTCCAGCCGGCGGATTATTCCGAGCTGTTCGCCGTCGTGAAAGCCGCAGGTGAAGAGCAGATGCGCGCTGCATTCGCAATCACCGACAAGCAGGAGCGCACCGCCGCTGTTGCCGCTGCCCGCGACGCGATCAAAGCCTCGCTGACAGAAGAACAGCTGGAAGATGCCAACCTCGGTTCCGCCCTGAAGAAGCTGGAAGCTGGCATTCTGCGTGGCGACGTCGTCAAGACCGGCAAGCGGATCGACGGACGGTCAACCACGGACGTCCGCGCCATCGAGTCGGAGACCGGCATGCTGCCGCGGACCCACGGTTCGGCGCTGTTCACCCGTGGCGAAACCCAGGCACTGGCCGTGACCACGCTGGGCACCGGTGACGACGAGCAGTTCATCGACGCGCTGCACGGCAACTTCAAATCCAACTTCCTGCTGCACTACAACTTCCCTCCCTACTCGGTTGGTGAAGTGGGTCGTGTCGGCTCCCCGGGTCGCCGTGAAATCGGTCACGGTAAGCTGGCATGGCGCGCGCTTCAGGCGGTTCTGCCTGCGCCGACCGACTTCCCCTACACCATCCGCGTGGTGTCGGAGATCACCGAATCGAACGGTTCCTCTTCGATGGCATCCGTCTGCGGTGGTTCGCTGTCCATGATGGACGCCGGCGTTCCGCTGAAGGCACCGGTTGCCGGTGTGGCCATGGGTCTGATCCTGGAAGACGACGGCTCCTACGCGATCCTGTCGGACATTCTGGGCGACGAAGACCACCTCGGCGACATGGACTTCAAAGTGGCGGGTACCGACAAGGGTATCACCTCACTGCAGATGGACATCAAGGTTGCAGGCATCACGCCTGAGATCATGGAAAAAGCATTGGATCAGGCGAAAGACGGCCGTCTGCACATCCTCGGCGAAATGGCCAAGGCTCTGTCGGAAACCAACGCGTTCTCCGTCCATGCGCCGCGCATTGAGACCATGCAGATCCCGACCGACAAGATCCGTGAAGTGATCGGCTCCGGCGGTAAGGTCATCCGCGAGATCGTGGAAACCTCCGGCGCGAAAGTCGACATCAACGACGACGGCGTGATCAAGATCGCATCGGCCGACGGCACCGCTATTCAGAAGGCCTATGACATGATCCACTCGATCGTGGCAGAGCCGGAAGAAGGCGCCATCTACACCGGTAAAGTTGTGAAGATCGTCGACTTCGGCGCCTTCGTGAACTTCTTCGGCAAGCGCGATGGCCTGGTACACGTGTCCCAGATCGAAAACCGCCGCCTGAACCACCCTTCGGACGTTCTGAAGGAAGGCCAGGAAGTGAAAGTGAAGCTGCTGGGTTTTGATGATCGCGGCAAGGTCCGCCTGTCCATGAAGATCGTGGATCAGGAAACCGGCGAAGAGATCAAGGCTGAGAAGAAAGAAGACGCAGAATAA
- a CDS encoding class I SAM-dependent methyltransferase, translated as MNDWTSGYVAELDYSHDFFHEMTPSRLAFAALSRGHRHGLDDNRLTYCELGCGQGFTANLLAAANPHVDVHAMDFNPAHIAGAHRLAREAAVPNVTFYERSFEDFEEEATLPNSFDVIALHGVYSWVSRENQERIIDFIARRLKPGGLVYISYNTQPGWAPSMPLRRLLTDRASQGNGSLEQRIDEALDFAERLKLADAGFFASNPGQLTRLSEMKSMSRNYLAHEFFNKDWTPFHFADVADDLAQAKLEFMGAANPLDHIDDICLSRPQQALLAEESNSVRREGLRDILLNEQFRADVFVRGWLPQTQRGGVGGWFQTPFALARHYGTGPLKVSWRKGDIALEASQYEPVLQALSDGHHTVRALLEQGVFSDMTWGDITRMLTILTGAGYIVPCLPQAGYADRIVRCRDFNMAVCKNAEDSERLGFLASPVTGGGVAVDRMEQLFLLAQSEGHQTPNDWATFVWRILEPQGQRLEQEGRVLDLPEENLAVLRARAHAFSARRLGILAGLGVSLLQADPSQPEMAHPTAASSQSGAVA; from the coding sequence ATGAACGATTGGACCTCCGGCTATGTTGCCGAGCTCGACTACTCGCATGATTTCTTTCATGAGATGACGCCATCGCGCTTGGCGTTTGCTGCGTTGTCGCGGGGGCATCGGCATGGGTTGGACGACAACCGTCTAACCTATTGTGAGTTGGGCTGTGGGCAGGGGTTCACCGCCAATCTGCTGGCCGCTGCAAACCCGCATGTTGATGTACATGCCATGGATTTCAATCCGGCGCATATCGCTGGTGCACATCGATTGGCGCGGGAGGCCGCGGTGCCCAATGTCACCTTCTACGAAAGGTCCTTTGAGGATTTTGAGGAGGAGGCAACCCTGCCAAACAGCTTCGACGTGATTGCGCTCCACGGTGTTTATAGCTGGGTTTCGCGTGAGAATCAGGAACGGATTATCGACTTTATTGCCCGTCGCCTGAAACCCGGTGGACTGGTCTATATCAGTTACAATACACAACCGGGCTGGGCACCATCGATGCCATTGCGCCGATTGCTGACGGATCGCGCGTCCCAAGGCAACGGGTCACTGGAACAACGCATCGATGAGGCCCTGGATTTCGCCGAGCGATTGAAGCTGGCCGACGCCGGTTTCTTTGCCTCCAATCCTGGTCAGCTGACCCGGCTGAGCGAGATGAAGTCCATGTCCCGGAATTATCTCGCGCATGAGTTCTTCAACAAAGATTGGACCCCGTTTCATTTTGCCGATGTTGCAGATGATCTTGCGCAGGCAAAACTGGAGTTTATGGGCGCGGCGAACCCTCTGGATCACATCGACGATATCTGTCTCAGCAGGCCACAGCAGGCGCTGCTCGCAGAAGAAAGCAATTCAGTCAGGCGCGAGGGCCTGCGTGATATTCTGTTGAACGAGCAGTTCCGCGCAGATGTTTTTGTACGGGGGTGGCTGCCACAGACACAACGTGGCGGCGTCGGAGGGTGGTTTCAGACCCCCTTTGCGCTGGCGCGTCATTATGGAACCGGCCCGTTGAAAGTCAGCTGGCGCAAGGGCGATATCGCGCTGGAAGCGAGCCAGTATGAGCCTGTCTTGCAGGCTTTGTCCGATGGGCACCACACCGTTCGTGCCTTGCTGGAGCAAGGGGTGTTCTCAGATATGACTTGGGGCGACATTACGCGGATGCTGACGATTCTGACCGGTGCGGGCTATATCGTGCCCTGTTTGCCGCAAGCGGGATATGCGGATCGGATTGTGCGGTGCCGCGACTTCAATATGGCGGTTTGCAAGAATGCTGAGGACAGCGAGCGCCTGGGATTCCTGGCATCCCCGGTGACGGGGGGCGGTGTCGCGGTTGACCGAATGGAGCAGCTGTTCCTACTGGCTCAAAGCGAGGGTCATCAGACACCAAATGACTGGGCGACCTTCGTCTGGCGAATTCTTGAGCCCCAAGGGCAACGGCTGGAGCAGGAGGGTCGCGTTCTGGACCTACCAGAGGAAAACCTTGCCGTCTTGCGCGCCCGCGCCCATGCTTTTTCAGCGCGGCGTCTGGGTATTCTCGCAGGCCTTGGAGTGAGCTTGCTTCAGGCCGACCCATCGCAGCCAGAAATGGCCCATCCGACGGCTGCCTCGTCACAGAGCGGCGCTGTCGCCTAG
- a CDS encoding aldehyde dehydrogenase family protein: MIEKRDFYINGQWVAPAAPNDFEVIDPSTEAPCAVISLGDAADTNAAVAAAKAALPGWMATPVEDRIALVEKLIEVYESRTEDLAQAMSVEMGAPIDMARTQQAGAGSWHLRNFIKAAKAFSFDAPLGDHAPNDRIIHEAVGVAALITPWNWPMNQVTLKVGAAAIAGCTMVLKPSEQSPLNAMIFAEMMDEAGFPAGVFNLVNGDGTGVGTQLSSHPDVDMVSFTGSTRAGTAISKAAADTLKKVHLELGGKGANVIFDDADEKAVKRGVLHMMNNTGQSCNAPSRMLVQKGIYDKAVEEAAAVANKVEVGPASSEGRHIGPVVNELQWGKIQDLIQKGIDEGARLVAGGTGRPDGLNQGFYVKPTVFADVNNHMTIAREEIFGPVLSIIPFESEEDAIEIANDTPYGLTNYVQTQDPARANRMARKLRAGMIEMNGKSRSAGSPFGGMKQSGNGREGGSWGIEDFLEVKAVGGWADE; this comes from the coding sequence ATGATCGAGAAACGTGATTTTTACATCAACGGCCAATGGGTCGCCCCTGCTGCACCCAATGATTTCGAAGTGATCGACCCCTCGACCGAGGCCCCCTGTGCCGTCATTTCCCTGGGCGATGCTGCGGATACCAATGCCGCTGTCGCAGCAGCCAAGGCCGCCCTGCCGGGTTGGATGGCGACACCGGTTGAAGATCGTATCGCGCTGGTCGAAAAGCTGATCGAAGTCTACGAGAGCCGCACCGAAGATCTGGCGCAGGCGATGAGCGTCGAGATGGGGGCGCCCATCGACATGGCCCGCACTCAGCAGGCAGGCGCAGGCAGCTGGCATCTGCGCAACTTCATCAAGGCGGCGAAGGCGTTTTCCTTCGATGCTCCTTTGGGCGACCATGCCCCCAACGATCGCATCATCCATGAGGCTGTAGGCGTCGCTGCGTTGATCACGCCATGGAACTGGCCGATGAACCAGGTCACGCTGAAGGTTGGCGCCGCAGCCATCGCGGGCTGCACCATGGTTCTGAAACCTTCGGAGCAAAGCCCGCTCAACGCGATGATCTTTGCCGAAATGATGGACGAGGCTGGCTTCCCTGCTGGTGTCTTCAATCTGGTGAACGGTGACGGCACCGGCGTGGGCACCCAGCTGTCCAGCCATCCCGATGTGGACATGGTGTCCTTCACCGGCTCGACCCGCGCCGGCACTGCCATTTCCAAGGCCGCGGCAGATACCCTGAAGAAGGTTCATCTGGAGCTTGGTGGCAAAGGCGCCAATGTGATCTTTGACGATGCCGACGAGAAAGCGGTCAAGCGCGGCGTGCTGCATATGATGAACAACACCGGCCAAAGCTGTAACGCGCCAAGTCGTATGCTGGTTCAGAAGGGCATCTACGACAAAGCCGTCGAAGAGGCCGCCGCTGTTGCCAACAAGGTAGAGGTCGGCCCTGCCTCCAGCGAAGGTCGCCATATCGGCCCAGTGGTCAACGAGCTGCAGTGGGGCAAGATCCAGGATCTGATCCAGAAAGGCATCGACGAAGGCGCCCGATTGGTAGCAGGCGGCACCGGTCGCCCCGATGGCTTGAACCAAGGCTTCTATGTCAAGCCAACCGTCTTTGCCGACGTGAACAACCATATGACCATCGCCCGCGAAGAGATCTTTGGCCCGGTGCTGTCGATTATCCCCTTCGAGAGCGAAGAGGACGCAATCGAGATCGCCAATGACACGCCCTATGGCCTGACCAACTATGTGCAGACACAGGATCCCGCCCGTGCCAACCGCATGGCCCGCAAGCTGCGCGCCGGCATGATCGAGATGAACGGCAAGTCGCGTTCCGCTGGCTCGCCGTTTGGGGGCATGAAACAATCCGGCAATGGCCGCGAGGGCGGCAGCTGGGGGATCGAGGATTTCCTGGAGGTCAAAGCCGTCGGTGGCTGGGCCGACGAGTAA
- a CDS encoding peroxiredoxin produces MGLRINDVVPDFTAETDQGTVSFHDWIGDSWAILFSHPKDFTPVCTTEFSAVAQLADEWAARNTKVIGVSVDGVEDHKKWKGDIESYGKASAGFPIIADEGLAVSKAFDMLPAEAYLPDGRTPADSATVRSVFIIGPDKQLKLSMTYPMTVGRNFAEILRALDGLQMSGKGVATPANWVPGEDVIIPPSVSNEDAKAKFGEFETIFPYLRKTKAPE; encoded by the coding sequence ATGGGTTTGCGTATCAATGATGTGGTTCCGGATTTCACCGCAGAAACCGATCAGGGCACCGTCTCGTTTCATGATTGGATCGGCGACAGCTGGGCGATCCTGTTTTCCCACCCCAAAGATTTTACACCTGTCTGCACCACGGAGTTTTCGGCTGTGGCGCAGCTGGCTGACGAATGGGCAGCCCGCAATACCAAGGTGATCGGTGTGTCCGTTGACGGTGTCGAGGATCACAAGAAATGGAAAGGTGACATCGAAAGCTACGGCAAGGCCAGCGCGGGCTTTCCGATCATTGCCGATGAAGGACTGGCCGTCTCCAAGGCCTTCGACATGCTGCCTGCTGAGGCCTATCTCCCCGATGGCCGCACCCCTGCAGACAGTGCCACTGTGCGCTCTGTCTTCATCATCGGTCCGGACAAGCAGTTGAAGCTGTCAATGACCTACCCGATGACCGTGGGACGTAACTTTGCCGAAATCCTGCGCGCTCTGGACGGTCTGCAGATGTCGGGCAAAGGCGTTGCGACGCCTGCGAACTGGGTGCCCGGCGAAGATGTGATTATCCCGCCAAGCGTGTCGAATGAGGACGCCAAAGCCAAGTTCGGTGAGTTCGAGACGATCTTCCCCTATCTGCGCAAAACCAAGGCGCCGGAATAA
- a CDS encoding nuclear transport factor 2 family protein, giving the protein MTHPTISRLQEVVAKGDDSQIADLLAEDVQFLPPTYWETWTGRAPVAAILGHVGQVFSDFRYRRIMGDSDDWALEFQCKIGEFDAVGVDLITLNSDGLIAQFEVVMRPYKSIGILRDAIMARVTSDPRFLHYQSALS; this is encoded by the coding sequence ATGACTCATCCAACCATCAGCAGGCTGCAAGAGGTCGTCGCCAAGGGTGATGACAGTCAGATTGCAGATCTCCTGGCCGAAGACGTGCAGTTTCTGCCACCAACCTACTGGGAAACCTGGACAGGTCGCGCACCGGTCGCGGCCATTCTGGGGCATGTCGGTCAAGTTTTCAGCGATTTCCGCTATCGTCGCATCATGGGAGATAGCGATGACTGGGCGTTGGAATTCCAATGCAAGATCGGCGAATTCGACGCGGTCGGCGTTGATCTGATCACCCTGAATTCAGACGGGCTGATTGCTCAGTTCGAAGTGGTGATGCGCCCTTACAAAAGCATCGGGATCTTGCGGGACGCAATCATGGCGCGGGTCACCTCGGATCCCAGGTTTCTGCACTATCAATCGGCGCTCAGCTGA
- the rarD gene encoding EamA family transporter RarD yields the protein MTPQPENKDTPQGLAFAVSAYLMWGFLPLYMKALAHMPAAEVVAHRVIWSVPVAGVLLIILRRTRDLRAALTSPKVLMMGAVTAALISVNWGIYVWSIATGHALDAALGYYINPLFSVMLGAVLLGERLSPAQLVAIGLAALAVLVLALDAGRLPWAAIGLTLSWGFYAFFKKSLPVGPNQGFMLEVLILTPPALVYLAYLTVTGGAHFGGDFSDTALLLGCGVVTAVPLITYANGAKLLRLSTIGILQYIAPTMIFLAAVFVFGEEFGRARMIAFPMIWLALVIYSASLLRQMRRA from the coding sequence ATGACGCCGCAGCCTGAGAACAAAGACACGCCACAGGGCCTCGCCTTTGCCGTTTCCGCCTATCTGATGTGGGGCTTTCTGCCACTCTATATGAAGGCGCTGGCGCATATGCCGGCAGCGGAAGTGGTGGCCCATCGGGTGATCTGGTCAGTGCCTGTTGCGGGTGTTCTGCTCATCATTCTGCGGCGGACCCGCGACCTGCGCGCGGCACTTACCTCCCCGAAAGTGTTGATGATGGGCGCGGTAACAGCAGCACTGATTTCGGTGAATTGGGGCATCTATGTCTGGTCCATCGCGACCGGCCATGCGTTGGATGCGGCTCTTGGCTATTATATCAACCCGCTGTTCAGCGTTATGCTTGGTGCTGTGCTGCTGGGCGAGCGGCTGTCACCTGCCCAATTGGTCGCGATCGGTTTGGCAGCACTGGCGGTATTGGTGCTCGCCCTGGATGCGGGTCGGCTGCCTTGGGCGGCGATTGGGCTAACGCTCAGCTGGGGCTTTTACGCCTTTTTCAAGAAATCCCTACCGGTTGGTCCCAATCAGGGCTTCATGTTGGAGGTTTTGATCCTAACGCCCCCTGCATTGGTGTATTTGGCCTATCTGACGGTCACGGGCGGTGCCCATTTTGGCGGCGACTTCAGCGATACCGCGCTGTTGCTGGGGTGTGGTGTGGTGACGGCGGTGCCGTTGATCACCTATGCCAATGGCGCCAAACTGCTGCGCCTATCCACGATCGGTATCCTGCAATATATCGCGCCCACCATGATCTTTCTGGCGGCGGTCTTTGTCTTTGGCGAGGAGTTCGGCCGCGCGCGGATGATCGCCTTCCCGATGATCTGGCTCGCGCTGGTGATCTATTCCGCTTCTCTGCTGCGCCAGATGCGTCGCGCCTGA